The nucleotide window GTTCCGCTGCAACTGCTGGCTTACCACGTGGCGCTGATCAAAGGCACCGACGTAGACCAGCCGCGTAACCTGGCGAAATCTGTAACTGTAGAGTAATCCCTTCAGGCTCCACCTTCGGGTGGAGCTTTTTTTACCCCTCCTGGTTTGTTTTTAATCAACGCTTTCGTGTTTTTATTTATGACAATCTGTCATCTTCAGCTATTTTTTTCAGTGTCACATAAAGAAAATATTTCTGAAAACACACTGTCATCCTAGTGGCTAACACAATGATAAATAAAGAATGTTTCGTTGCTTTTTAAGTGAAACTTTCGTTGTCATAAAACTGTCATAATTCGTACATTTATCTGTCACCTGTTTGTCCTATTTTGCTCATCGTAGCCACTAAACAACGATTTACGAAAATCTTGCAGGAGACATTATGAAAGTTATGCGTACCACTGTCGCAACTGTTGTCGCCGCGACCTTATCTCTGAGTGCTTTCTCTGTATTCGCAGAAGCAAGCCTGACTGGCGCTGGTGCAACCTTCCCTGCGCCGGTGTATGCCAAATGGGCGGATACCTACCAGAAAGAAACCGGTAACAAGGTTAACTACCAGGGTATCGGCTCCTCCGGTGGCGTGAAACAAATTACCGCTAACACCGTTGATTTCGGTGCATCAGATGCTCCACTGACTGATGAAAAACTGGCTCAGGAAGGCCTGTTCCAGTTCCCAACCGTTATCGGTGGTGTGGTTCTGGCGGTCAACCTGCCAGGTGTGAAATCTGGTGAGCTGGTGCTGGACGGTAAAACCCTGGGTGACATCTACCTGGGTAAAATCAAAAAATGGGATGACGAAGCAATTGCTAAACTCAACCCAGGCCTGAAACTGCCTTCTCAGAACATCGCTGTGGTTCGCCGTGCGGATGGTTCTGGTACCTCTTTCGTGTTCACCAGCTACCTGGCAAAAGTGAACGAAGAGTGGAAATCTAAAGTCGGTTCTGGCTCTACCGTTAACTGGCCAACCGGTCTGGGCGGTAAAGGTAACGACGGTATCGCCGCGTTCGTACAGCGTCTGCCTGGTTCTATCGGTTACGTAGAGTATGCGTACGCGAAACAGAACAACCTGTCTTACACCAAACTGCTGTCTGCAGATGGTAAGCCAGTGAGTCCAACTGAAGAGAACTTTGCTAACGCCGCCAAAGGCGCTGACTGGAGCAAATCCTTCGCACAGGATCTGACTAACCAGAAAGGCGAAGGTGCATGGCCAATCACCTCTACCACGTTCATTCTGGTTCACAAAGAGCAGAAGAAACCTGAGCAGGGTACTGAAGTGCTGAAATTCTTCGACTGGGCATACAAAAACGGCAATAAACAGGCTAACGACCTGGATTACGCTAGCCTGCCGGACAGCGTGGTTGAGCAGATTCGTGCTGCATGGAAAACCAACGTGAAAGACAGTAGCGGTAAAGCGCTGTACTAACAGGATATTTTTGACGAAGATGGCGGGTGGCGCTAACGCTAACCCGCCCTACGGTTCAAGCTGTAGGCCCGGTTAGCGTTAGCGCCACCGGGCATATTCGTAAGACGTTTTTAACAGAAGAGTGATTTATGGCTGCAACCAAGCCTGCATTTAACCCTCCGGGTAAAAAAGGTGACATGATTTTCAGCGCGCTGGTCAGACTGGCTGCGCTGATTGTGCTATTGCTGCTGGGCGGCATTATCGTGTCTCTGATTTTCTCCTCCTGGCCGAGCATCCAGAAATTCGGTTTCTCCTTCCTGTGGAGTAAAGAGTGGGATGCGCCGAACGATATCTACGGTGCGCTGGTCCCCATTTACGGCACGCTGGTGACCTCATTCATTGCCCTGCTGATTGCCGTTCCGGTGAGCTTCGGTATTGCCCTGTTCCTGACAGAGCTGGCACCAGGCTGGTTGCGACGTCCACTGGGTATCGCCATTGAACTGTTGGCTGCTATTCCCAGTATCGTTTACGGCATGTGGGGGCTGTTTATCTTTGCTCCGCTGTTCGCAACGTACTTCCAGGAGCCGGTAGGTAATATCCTCTCTGCAATTCCGTTTGTGGGCGCGCTGTTCTCAGGCCCGGCATTCGGCATCGGTATTCTGGCTGCAGGTGTGATCCTGGCCATCATGATTATTCCGTACATTGCGGCTGTTATGCGCGATGTCTTCGAACAAACCCCGGTGATGATGAAAGAGTCGGCCTACGGTATCGGCTGCACCACCTGGGAAGTTATCTGGCGCATCGTCCTGCCGTTCACCAAAAATGGGGTGATAGGCG belongs to Enterobacter cloacae and includes:
- the pstS gene encoding phosphate-binding protein PstS; the protein is MKVMRTTVATVVAATLSLSAFSVFAEASLTGAGATFPAPVYAKWADTYQKETGNKVNYQGIGSSGGVKQITANTVDFGASDAPLTDEKLAQEGLFQFPTVIGGVVLAVNLPGVKSGELVLDGKTLGDIYLGKIKKWDDEAIAKLNPGLKLPSQNIAVVRRADGSGTSFVFTSYLAKVNEEWKSKVGSGSTVNWPTGLGGKGNDGIAAFVQRLPGSIGYVEYAYAKQNNLSYTKLLSADGKPVSPTEENFANAAKGADWSKSFAQDLTNQKGEGAWPITSTTFILVHKEQKKPEQGTEVLKFFDWAYKNGNKQANDLDYASLPDSVVEQIRAAWKTNVKDSSGKALY
- the pstC gene encoding phosphate transport system permease protein, coding for MAATKPAFNPPGKKGDMIFSALVRLAALIVLLLLGGIIVSLIFSSWPSIQKFGFSFLWSKEWDAPNDIYGALVPIYGTLVTSFIALLIAVPVSFGIALFLTELAPGWLRRPLGIAIELLAAIPSIVYGMWGLFIFAPLFATYFQEPVGNILSAIPFVGALFSGPAFGIGILAAGVILAIMIIPYIAAVMRDVFEQTPVMMKESAYGIGCTTWEVIWRIVLPFTKNGVIGGVMLGLGRALGETMAVTFIIGNTYQLDSASLYMPGNSITSALANEFAEAESGLHVAALMELGLILFVITFIVLAISKLMIMRLAKNEGAR